In Mycobacterium gallinarum, a single window of DNA contains:
- a CDS encoding TIGR03885 family FMN-dependent LLM class oxidoreductase has translation MTVIGFHCSHEQINPAQLLRDVQRAEQAGFTAGMSSDHISPWSVRQGESGFAWSFLGAALATTDLPFGVVNAPGQRYHPAVIAQAIATLAQMFPGRFWAALGSGEASNERVTGDVWPRKDVRDQRLLECVSVIRRLLQGEEVTHEGLVHVNRARLWTLPASTPDLVGPAVTPETAARHAAWADGLITVNQPQDILRKVMGAYREAGGRGPARLQVHLSWAPTRDEALAVAHHQWRNNVFAPPVSWDIETVEAFDVIGEAVSPERVAQSVRISSDLGQHAQWLHEYIEQGWDELYLHFVGQHQADFIDAFGEHVLPQLAPTTPQPSAALA, from the coding sequence ATGACGGTTATCGGATTCCACTGTTCGCACGAGCAGATCAATCCCGCTCAGCTCCTGCGGGATGTCCAGCGGGCTGAACAAGCCGGCTTCACCGCCGGAATGTCGTCCGACCACATCAGTCCGTGGAGCGTCCGGCAGGGCGAGTCGGGCTTCGCGTGGTCTTTCCTCGGCGCCGCCCTCGCGACGACCGACCTGCCCTTCGGCGTCGTCAATGCGCCCGGCCAGCGGTATCACCCGGCCGTCATCGCGCAGGCGATCGCCACGCTCGCGCAGATGTTCCCTGGACGCTTTTGGGCCGCCCTCGGATCCGGCGAGGCGTCCAACGAGCGCGTCACCGGCGACGTATGGCCGCGAAAGGACGTGCGCGATCAGCGCCTACTCGAGTGTGTGAGCGTGATCCGCCGACTACTGCAAGGCGAGGAGGTAACCCATGAAGGCCTCGTCCACGTCAATCGGGCACGTCTGTGGACGCTGCCGGCGTCGACTCCGGACCTCGTAGGCCCCGCGGTGACGCCCGAGACCGCTGCGCGCCACGCCGCGTGGGCGGACGGACTGATCACCGTCAATCAGCCGCAGGACATTCTAAGGAAGGTGATGGGCGCATATCGCGAGGCCGGCGGACGAGGACCCGCACGTCTTCAGGTTCATCTCAGTTGGGCCCCCACCCGTGACGAGGCGCTGGCAGTCGCCCACCACCAGTGGCGCAACAACGTATTCGCCCCGCCTGTCTCCTGGGACATCGAGACGGTCGAGGCGTTCGACGTCATCGGTGAGGCCGTCAGCCCGGAACGGGTGGCGCAATCAGTGCGCATCTCCAGCGATCTGGGTCAGCACGCCCAGTGGCTCCACGAATACATCGAGCAGGGCTGGGACGAGTTGTACCTGCACTTCGTCGGTCAACATCAAGCGGACTTCATCGACGCATTCGGCGAGCATGTGCTGCCGCAACTGGCGCCGACGACTCCGCAGCCTTCAGCAGCGCTCGCATGA
- a CDS encoding alpha-amylase family protein, whose product MRKIETGDVWWKNAVIYCADIETFFDWNGDGCGDIRGMTERIQYLNDLGVTCLWLMPFYPTARKDDGYDIIDFFGVDPRLGNLGDFVELVRTARSNGIRVIVDFVMNHTSDAHPWFKSARRSKDDPYRDYYVWSATKPKSGKADVVFPDEEDSLWELDRKTNEWYLHHFYKHQPDLNIANPAVQEEISRTLGFWLELGVSGFRVDAVPFLFARDGAPGDPGVFDPNKYLGDVRNFVTRRLGDAVLLGEVNVPFKDQKAFFGGPDGDGLNMQFDFIGMQAMYLSLARGDARPLAKSLRQRPALDITSQWANFVRNHDELTLDKLTDTERQEVFDAFGPDPDMQLYARGLRRRLPSMLGGDDRRMRMVYSLAFSLPGTPVLFYGEEIGMAENLDVPGRFAVRTPMQWTDEDNGGFSTAPKRRLPRPLPDGLYGPDRVNVADQRHDHRSFWWFIRDLIYTYRQQPEIGWSAPEILKQPHRAVLAHVCREKSGWAMVALHNFGSESCIVPVQLEDALPGCVLVDLLDGLTEHPLDDNGRIELGLEPYGYRWLRLRRPEDDPII is encoded by the coding sequence ATGAGGAAAATCGAAACCGGCGACGTCTGGTGGAAGAACGCCGTCATCTACTGCGCCGACATCGAGACATTCTTCGATTGGAACGGTGATGGTTGCGGTGACATCCGTGGCATGACCGAGCGCATCCAGTACCTCAACGATCTCGGAGTGACCTGCCTGTGGTTGATGCCGTTTTATCCGACAGCCCGCAAGGACGACGGATACGACATCATCGATTTCTTCGGAGTGGACCCACGTCTCGGTAATCTCGGCGACTTCGTCGAACTCGTTCGCACCGCTCGGTCCAACGGGATCCGGGTGATCGTCGACTTCGTGATGAACCACACGTCTGATGCTCACCCATGGTTCAAGTCCGCGCGTCGCAGCAAGGATGACCCGTACCGCGATTACTACGTCTGGAGTGCGACCAAGCCCAAGTCGGGCAAGGCGGATGTGGTCTTCCCCGATGAGGAAGACAGCCTCTGGGAGCTCGACCGCAAGACCAACGAGTGGTACCTGCATCACTTCTACAAGCATCAACCCGACTTGAACATTGCCAATCCAGCTGTGCAGGAGGAGATCTCGCGCACTCTTGGATTCTGGCTCGAGCTGGGGGTGTCGGGGTTCCGGGTCGATGCTGTTCCATTTCTCTTCGCCAGGGACGGCGCGCCCGGCGATCCCGGCGTGTTCGACCCCAACAAGTACCTTGGCGACGTCCGAAACTTCGTCACCCGCCGACTTGGCGACGCGGTCTTACTCGGTGAAGTGAACGTGCCGTTCAAGGACCAGAAGGCATTCTTCGGTGGGCCTGACGGTGATGGTCTCAACATGCAGTTCGATTTCATCGGTATGCAAGCGATGTACCTCTCGCTTGCCCGGGGCGATGCCCGTCCGCTCGCCAAGTCCTTGCGGCAGCGGCCGGCGCTCGACATCACCAGCCAGTGGGCGAATTTCGTACGCAACCACGATGAGCTCACGCTCGACAAGCTCACCGACACCGAGCGCCAGGAGGTCTTCGACGCGTTCGGTCCCGATCCCGATATGCAGCTTTATGCGCGGGGGTTGCGACGAAGGCTGCCCTCGATGCTCGGCGGAGACGATCGCCGGATGCGGATGGTCTACTCGTTGGCGTTTTCACTGCCGGGTACGCCAGTGCTGTTCTACGGCGAAGAGATAGGTATGGCTGAAAACCTCGATGTGCCAGGCCGGTTCGCGGTCCGCACGCCGATGCAGTGGACGGACGAGGACAACGGCGGGTTTTCCACTGCGCCGAAACGCCGGCTGCCCCGCCCGCTTCCGGACGGCCTCTACGGTCCCGACCGCGTCAACGTTGCGGACCAGCGCCACGACCATCGTTCGTTCTGGTGGTTCATCCGAGACCTCATCTACACATATCGTCAGCAGCCAGAGATCGGGTGGTCCGCGCCAGAGATCCTCAAGCAGCCCCACCGGGCGGTGCTCGCCCATGTGTGTCGTGAGAAGTCTGGGTGGGCGATGGTGGCATTGCACAACTTCGGATCGGAGAGCTGCATCGTTCCCGTCCAACTCGAGGATGCGTTGCCGGGGTGCGTCCTCGTCGATTTGCTCGACGGCCTCACCGAGCACCCGCTGGATGACAACGGCCGAATCGAGCTCGGCTTGGAACCCTATGGCTATCGATGGTTGCGACTACGGCGACCGGAGGATGACCCGATCATATGA
- a CDS encoding hemophore-related protein encodes MLTPSLKSLVITAVGGTALSLTVGLGVASADPIIDTTCSYPQVMAALSSENPALAEKFNANPLAGVMLSNFLSAPPGERVQLVQEYQATPWGQKYFGAMASIANTCNNY; translated from the coding sequence ATGCTCACACCATCATTGAAATCCCTGGTGATCACCGCTGTCGGTGGTACTGCCCTGTCGTTGACCGTTGGACTCGGGGTGGCTTCCGCCGACCCGATCATCGATACGACCTGCAGCTATCCGCAGGTCATGGCCGCGCTGAGCAGCGAGAATCCCGCGCTGGCGGAGAAGTTCAATGCGAACCCGCTTGCGGGCGTCATGCTGAGCAATTTCCTGTCTGCGCCCCCCGGTGAACGGGTACAGCTCGTTCAGGAATACCAGGCCACGCCGTGGGGGCAGAAGTACTTCGGCGCCATGGCGTCGATCGCCAACACCTGCAACAACTACTGA
- a CDS encoding DUF1906 domain-containing protein gives MVDSSAPPGRDVAPTRRDVLKYALSAPAFLIAGSAAATMSGPEASAAPAKLIDFTHRQVAPDLIKEAGFDGALVYVSELRPGADFDFKPVTREYADGLRAAGLEVVSCYQYGKPNWPNAPSDYTRGFDGGVADGQTAMRLHNAAGGPDSAPIFFSVDEDIDLDTWNSVAVQWYRGINSVLGVARTGMYGHANACAWAIQDGVIGPSTTAGHAWAWQTRAWSDGVREPAAVLYQDVIVTPTDPGVILGGTSVDVDLVLAPDFGQWSLPR, from the coding sequence ATGGTCGACTCGAGTGCGCCACCCGGTCGCGATGTCGCGCCGACACGTCGCGACGTCCTGAAATACGCCCTCTCGGCACCGGCTTTTCTGATTGCCGGGTCCGCCGCGGCGACAATGAGCGGGCCAGAGGCGTCCGCCGCTCCCGCGAAGTTGATCGATTTCACGCACCGGCAGGTCGCGCCGGATCTGATCAAGGAGGCGGGCTTCGACGGTGCCCTCGTCTACGTGTCCGAGTTACGGCCGGGCGCAGACTTCGACTTCAAACCCGTCACGCGTGAGTATGCCGACGGCCTGCGTGCGGCGGGCCTAGAGGTCGTCAGCTGCTACCAGTATGGAAAACCCAACTGGCCGAATGCGCCGTCGGATTACACCCGCGGCTTCGACGGTGGCGTGGCCGACGGACAGACGGCGATGCGGTTGCACAACGCCGCCGGCGGACCCGATTCCGCGCCGATCTTCTTCAGCGTCGACGAGGACATCGACCTCGATACCTGGAACAGCGTTGCGGTGCAGTGGTATCGAGGAATCAACTCCGTCCTGGGCGTAGCCCGCACCGGCATGTACGGTCACGCGAATGCGTGTGCGTGGGCGATCCAAGACGGCGTCATCGGACCCTCGACCACGGCTGGTCACGCGTGGGCGTGGCAGACGAGGGCATGGTCTGACGGCGTGCGCGAGCCGGCCGCCGTCCTGTATCAGGACGTGATCGTCACACCCACCGATCCGGGCGTCATCCTGGGCGGGACCAGCGTGGATGTGGACCTGGTCCTCGCACCGGATTTCGGGCAGTGGTCGCTGCCCAGATAG
- a CDS encoding serine hydrolase domain-containing protein, whose translation MTALGRACAVSAVLLALATSSCGEARRPEAPESTQATQINPSPTSSTSPKPFPNKEFNTVSTLINDAIAARQLPGAVVVVGHGGAIVYEQAFGLRKLAGEPGPDGAPTPEEPMTDDTIFDLASLTKSLATATAVMQLYEQGKVQFDDAVEKYLPDFNPGRDPLRADVTVRMLLTHTSGLVGELDLRDPWGLDGPDKAEGIRRALTKPLEASPGASFRYSDVNFILLGLMVERITGHPEDVYVQQNVFEPLGMGDTRYLPPAKACGPQQIRGSAVALTAGPPTTCGAGEWDAALLSRVAPTARDEESRADPGANPDLDFLLRGTVHDPTARRMGGVAGSAGVFSTAHDMSIYAQALLDRLAGRASTFPLTQSTLQLMTSPEQPGHTPEQVEAANAANREAIATTPNAEHPLLAPHYPAVAGQNLRGFGWDIDTGHSKPRGMVFPIGSFGHVGFTGTSLWIDPASDTYVVLLTNVIHLRGSAPITNLQGELATLAARALHLYGS comes from the coding sequence ATGACAGCTTTGGGCAGGGCGTGCGCTGTCAGCGCTGTCCTGCTTGCGCTCGCAACGTCTTCGTGCGGCGAAGCGCGCCGGCCGGAGGCGCCTGAAAGCACGCAGGCTACGCAGATCAATCCGTCGCCCACGTCGTCGACATCACCAAAACCGTTCCCCAACAAGGAATTCAACACTGTCTCCACGCTCATCAACGACGCGATTGCGGCCCGCCAATTGCCGGGCGCGGTGGTCGTGGTGGGGCACGGCGGCGCGATCGTCTATGAGCAGGCGTTCGGATTGCGCAAGCTCGCCGGCGAACCAGGACCGGATGGGGCGCCCACACCCGAAGAGCCGATGACCGACGACACGATCTTCGACTTGGCGTCGTTGACCAAATCACTCGCGACGGCGACGGCCGTCATGCAGCTCTACGAACAAGGCAAGGTGCAGTTCGACGACGCCGTCGAGAAATATCTCCCCGACTTCAACCCCGGACGTGATCCCCTGCGTGCGGACGTGACGGTTCGCATGTTGCTCACGCACACCTCGGGTTTGGTGGGAGAACTGGACCTGCGCGACCCATGGGGGCTGGATGGCCCCGACAAGGCGGAGGGGATCCGTCGTGCACTCACCAAGCCGCTGGAGGCGTCTCCCGGCGCCAGCTTCCGCTACTCCGACGTGAACTTCATTCTGCTCGGCCTGATGGTGGAGAGGATCACCGGCCATCCGGAAGACGTCTATGTTCAGCAGAACGTCTTCGAGCCGCTCGGTATGGGAGACACCCGCTATCTCCCGCCAGCCAAAGCGTGTGGGCCGCAACAGATCAGGGGATCTGCGGTCGCGTTGACCGCGGGACCGCCAACCACATGCGGCGCGGGCGAATGGGACGCCGCACTGTTGTCGCGGGTAGCGCCGACCGCGCGGGACGAGGAAAGCCGGGCCGATCCGGGCGCCAACCCCGATCTCGACTTCCTGCTGCGAGGCACCGTGCACGACCCGACCGCGCGCCGTATGGGCGGGGTTGCCGGCAGCGCCGGCGTGTTCTCGACGGCCCACGACATGAGCATCTATGCGCAGGCGCTGCTGGACCGGCTGGCAGGCCGGGCGAGCACGTTTCCGCTCACACAATCGACTTTGCAACTGATGACGAGTCCCGAGCAGCCAGGGCACACGCCCGAACAAGTCGAAGCAGCGAATGCCGCGAACCGGGAAGCCATCGCGACGACGCCGAACGCCGAACATCCGCTGCTGGCTCCGCACTATCCGGCCGTCGCGGGCCAGAATCTGCGCGGTTTCGGCTGGGATATCGACACCGGCCACTCCAAGCCGCGAGGAATGGTGTTCCCGATCGGCAGCTTCGGTCACGTGGGGTTCACCGGAACGTCGCTGTGGATCGATCCGGCCTCAGACACCTACGTCGTTCTTCTGACGAACGTGATCCATCTGCGCGGCAGCGCACCCATCACGAACCTGCAGGGCGAACTCGCTACGCTGGCCGCCCGGGCCCTGCATCTGTACGGAAGCTAG